The Triticum aestivum cultivar Chinese Spring chromosome 7B, IWGSC CS RefSeq v2.1, whole genome shotgun sequence genome window below encodes:
- the LOC123159018 gene encoding uncharacterized protein: MAGTTTTGGGGGGAAQGGRRALGLLASAAKRKDGFVQLLLMSGILMMSLRSLSQKHRVRDLANDAAELSLEQEHISHRMRELRDELDREAGADPSGAFASHLRRIFAAHPPTPAAAPAPATDDH; this comes from the coding sequence ATGGCGGGCACAACcaccaccggcggcggcggcgggggagcggCTCAGGGGGGTCGCCGGGCGCTGGGGCTGCTGGCGAGCGCGGCGAAGCGGAAGGACGGGTTCGTGCAGCTGCTGCTGATGTCGGGCATCCTCATGATGAGCCTGCGGTCCCTGAGCCAGAAGCACCGCGTCCGCGACCTCGCCAACGACGCCGCCGAGCTCAGCCTCGAGCAGGAGCACATCTCCCACCGCATGCGCGAGCTTCGGGACGAGCTCGACCGCGAGGCCGGCGCCGACCCCTCGGGCGCGTTCGCCTCCCACCTCCGACGCATCTTCGCCGCTCACCCtcccacccccgccgccgcccccgcccccgccaccGACGACCACTAG
- the LOC123161605 gene encoding tuliposide A-converting enzyme 1, chloroplastic — translation MARPLLVLLHLSCASTALQVTSSTSQSAPAAGMASSAAADVVETELLPFIRVYKSGRVERLLGTDTVPASFDAPTGVASKDVVIDPATGVSVRLYLPPAAAASGGEGKKLPVLVYFHGGGFMVETAASPTYHRYLNALAAHAGVLAVSVEYRRVPEHPLPAAYDDSWAALAWAVAGTAPGCPEPWLAAHGDASRVFLAGDSAGANIAHNVALRAAAEGLPRPCAAIVGVLLVHPYFWDPTNAMTPALEVRIRREWRFMCARPDAEVDDPRFCPTCAEAAPLLAALPCKRAMLAVAGDDFLAVKGRAYYAALLASGWRGEAELVDTPGQDHVFHLMRPGTEAAAEMLDRVAGFISRA, via the coding sequence ATGGCACGTCCCCTGCTTGTTCTGCTTCACTTGTCCTGCGCCAGCACCGCGCTCCAGGTCACAAGCTCGACCTCGCAGAGCGCGCCCGCCGCCGGAATGgcttccagcgccgccgccgacgtGGTTGAGACCGAGCTGCTCCCGTTCATCCGCGTGTACAAGAGCGGCCGCGTCGAGCGCCTGCTCGGCACCGACACCGTGCCGGCGTCCTTCGACGCGCCCACGGGCGTGGCGTCCAAGGACGTCGTCATCGACCCGGCCACCGGCGTCTCCGTCCGCCTCTACCTTCCGCCAGCGGCTGCGGCATCCGGGGGCGAAGGCAAGAAGCTGCCCGTCCTCGTGTACTTCCACGGCGGCGGGTTCATGGTCGAGACGGCGGCCTCCCCGACGTACCACCGCTACCTGAACGCGCTCGCCGCCCACGCGGGCGTCCTCGCGGTGTCCGTGGAGTACCGCCGCGTGCCGGAGCACCCGCTCCCCGCGGCCTACGACGACTCCTGGGCGGCCCTCGCGTGGGCGGTCGCCGGCACCGCCCCGGGATGCCCCGAGCCGTGGCTCGCGGCGCACGGGGACGCGTCCCGCGTGTTCCTCGCCGGCGACAGCGCGGGCGCCAACATCGCGCACAACGtcgccctgcgcgccgccgccgaggGGCTCCCGCGCCCGTGCGCGGCCATCGTCGGCGTGCTGCTGGTGCACCCCTACTTCTGGGACCCGACCAACGCCATGACGCCCGCTCTGGAGGTCAGGATCCGCCGCGAGTGGCGGTTCATGTGCGCGCGCCCCGACGCCGAGGTCGACGACCCGAGGTTCTGCCCGACGTGCGCCGAGGCGGCGCCGCTGCTCGCGGCGCTGCCGTGCAAGAGGGCGATGCTGGCCGTGGCGGGCGACGACTTCCTGGCGGTGAAGGGGCGGGCGTACTACGCGGCGCTGCTCGCGAGCGGGTGGCGCGGCGAGGCCGAGCTGGTGGACACGCCGGGGCAGGACCACGTGTTCCATCTCATGCGGCCGGGGACGGAGGCGGCCGCCGAGATGTTGGACCGCGTCGCGGGTTTCATTTCTCGTGCTTGA